A stretch of the Salvelinus fontinalis isolate EN_2023a chromosome 22, ASM2944872v1, whole genome shotgun sequence genome encodes the following:
- the LOC129819664 gene encoding PITH domain-containing protein 1 — MSGHGHGGHSHGCCEDEHEPAERGLEYALYQRIDIEKLQCLNETREGDGKLVFKPWDQRTDREKFVESDADEELLFNIPFTGSVKLKGIIIAGEDDESHPAEMRLYKNIPQMSFDDTGREPEQAFRLNRDPLAQLEYPTKIARFSNVNHLSIHISRNFGTESTRVYYIGLRGEYSQAHRHEVTICNYEASANPADHKVDSIIPQTNFIS, encoded by the exons ATGTCTGGTCACGGACATGGTGGGCACAGCCACGGCTGCTGTGAAGACGAGCACGAGCCAGCGGAACGGGGCCTGGAGTATGCACTGTATCAGCGCATTGACATCGAGAAACTGCAGTGTCTCAACGAAACAAGAGAAGGCGATGGGAAACTAGTGTTTAAACCATGGGATCAACGGACTGACAGGGAGAAG TTTGTCGAGAGTGATGCTGATGAAGAGCTCCTGTTCAACATCCC GTTTACTGGAAGTGTCAAGCTGAAAGGGATAATCATCGCCGGTGAAGACGATGAATCGCATCCTGCTGAAATGAGACT GTACAAGAACATACCCCAAATGTCCTTTGATGACACAGGCAGAGAACCTGAACAAGCCTTCCGTCTCAATAGAGATCCACTGGCTCAGCTGGAATACCCAACTAA GATTGCCCGTTTCTCCAACGTTAATCACTTGTCCATTCACATATCACGGAACTTTGGGACAGAGTCCACACGGGTCTACTACATTGGGCTGAGAGGGGAGTACTCCCAG GCTCACAGACATGAAGTGACTATCTGCAACTACGAGGCGTCCGCTAACCCTGCAGACCATAAAGTCGACAGCATCATCCCACAAACAAATTTCATCTCCTGA